The Clavelina lepadiformis chromosome 1, kaClaLepa1.1, whole genome shotgun sequence genome segment aaaactgtttttatttagtgcagaaactttttggtttgacTGTTGGTGCCGCCaaatattttggttgtttaCAGGGTGCCATcagccaaaaaaggttgagaaccactgccttACAAGCTATGTTTCCAAGTTCGTCAAACGCTAAAAATAAAGAAGGTGTATTCGCAGGGCCACAAATACGCAAGCTTCTTCTCAATGATGAGTTTATTGAAATGCTGAAGGAAGATAAACAAGTTGCATAGAACTGTTTCAAAGAAATAtgccaaaaatatttctcacaTCGAGCTAAAAATTATGATGAAGTTGTGAGAAAATTGTTGCATAGCTATAAAGTGTTAGGTTCTAAAATGACTCTGAAAGTACACTTTTTAGCCTTTCATTTAGATTTCTTCCAAGACAATTTAGGAGACGTTTCCGATGAGCACGGTGAAAAATTTCGTCAAGACATTGCTGTCATTGAGAAAAGGTACAAAGGGAAGTGGTTAGTGGGAATGCTAGCTGACTACTGCTGGTCAATACAGCGAGATAGTTCTGAACTGGAGTATATGCGACGAAGACGCTAAGAGCAAGAAGTAGTAGCAAGTTACTGTGCATAAGACAGTATTTTGACAATCAAGTTTGTCCATGTAGTAGTAGTGGCATAATCGACTTCATTTTTGCTTAGTGCGTTTGCAACCCGTACCAGGGTAGTTCTACATGTATCACATCCACAGTTTTCAGTTAAAACACTCAATACTTATAGTTTATAGCAGCACATGCAGGTTTGCAAGGATACCAAGCAGCGATTGCATtagtttgaattttgttgattAGACATGCGCGTAATGTTCATTTTATCGGATTTTCAAGCATAAtattggaaaaattaaaaacgttttttttttcaaaaaattctgACGTGATCGTAAAAAAGCAAGCCCATATTCGAAATTAGCAGAATCCAAATTTACAAAGTACAACCCCACTAGTTCTTGAAGtttttcaaagttgaaaaCTTCTTGCACAGTGAGCCAATCAGAGGCTACAATATAATGCGCAAAGtaatgacaaaacaattactttaaatgaattgcgtataatatcaacaaaatgttttgttctTTACTAAAGCAATGTTAGCAGTAGCCAGTAACAATCGTTCGAAGAAGCTCCCATCAGCCTTGCTTTGGCATTGTCTTATAAAAGACTAAccaaaacaacaccaaaaatATGTAGCATAAAAAACACACGTTACACGCGAATGCTCAGCCAACTGATTGAAGTAAGAAACATCACACacgaaaatcacaaaaataaataactataAAAATAAGCAAATCAGTTGTAAACAGGAAATGACAAATTCCGGACTACATGCCACCCCAACTTTGACGTACAACCATCGATTTCCCCTTCACGCTTCAGTCAGCAGTTTGCATGAAAGTAAGCAAATCCGGTTTACCATGTTTACTCTCCTTGCTCAGGGAAAAATCATCGCTCTCTATATAGTTTGGATTGACAAAGCGTTGAGCAGGGGTCTGGTGAATGGGGTTGTCAacctaaaaagaaaaaacttctTCCTACATGCTTGAAACATAATAAGATTCCGTACACAAAAACGTGGTTTCACAATGCAGACGTGCTATATTTTCTACAAATCTTGCTCAGTTAACAAGTCAGTCATGGTTTACATAGATATTATAGCACAATTCACAAATATGGCAAATTATAAGTAATGCTTACCGCGTTCCATTTGCTTTtggaaatttcatttaaaaattcttCATATTTCTTCTTGTCCCATTTAGTTTTGAAATGCCTCCATACAAGCATGGCAATTATACCACCAATGAGTATCGTGCCCACTACTGGCATAATTATAATGATTGGTTCAATCGGTTGTGGGCAGtctgcaaatattttgattgtAATCTGCTGGTATACTGACTGTCAACTACTCTTAAGGCCAAGTTGTTTTTGGGCTTGCCTCTCACTTTATGATTATACTTACCAACCAAGACGTTTCTTGTCTTtatcaaaacaacaaaattatttcgATCGTTGTCCCAACCAATCTTATAGGACATGAGGCACTGATCGTTTTCTTGTATGCGTTCGCAGACAATTGACGAGAATAGGTCTCTAGAAAAACAGTCAAACGAACAAATACAAGACACAAGAGCGCAAAGATGTATGGCAGTTGTTAGCGCAAAACAACAGCAGAAGTGGTGCTTACTCGTTTAAACTGTTACAGTGGTTACAATCTTCCTCTGAGGGCGATACGGCACAGTTTTTGCAGTCAGGCAACGATGTTAAGGTCTTAGACTCGATTCCAAGCTGTTCGCAGTACTCCAAGCACGAATCTACTCTCCCCTTTGAAAACATAAGATGTTTATGGCAATTATGATGAAGTAAGGtattttaatgcaaaattacAACAATGTTGGTCAGGAAAATGAGTCAGCTGAACAACAAACGCTGCAAAgacaaattacatttttgtaaaCGCAATCCGCACACGAGAGGAGTTGCATGTTGGAACAGGTCCCATTTAGGTTAGAGCAGTCTGGATGAACGCACTGGTTACAATACCTTCCCGTccaataaaactgaaataaaaccaTGACTCAAATCACACAATCATCAATTGAAACCAATGAATTTAATCACAAACAGTCTAAAGTGAATTAGAACTCCCAACATTCAAATATAAAGCATACAAACCATTGAGTACACAATAAAGACCGACATCGTTCAAATGAATTTAGACGAATTACCGAGTCTTCATAGCATTCGCAGGTGTCACAAATGCAGTCACCATTTCCATTGCAAACTTCTTCTCCAGGATGAGCCTTGCACTTATCATCGTGGCAAGAACATACACTGTTTGCTTTGTTCAACGTCCAGCCTCCGGTCTCGTTGCAAATACATCTTCTATCTCCATAGCAATTTTCGCAATGGCCTTGCAGTTCTCCTGAGCAACAGACgtaaatgaaaatacaaagTGGTCACATCAGCACGATTGATTATTACATAAGGAACTCAAGGTCAAGGCGTAAAAATCTTGTCCTTTTTATCCTAGTACAAACAGGAGTCGATGTATAGTACCTCCACATTCTAGCCCTTTCTCATCGGTGGGACAGTCACTAGATTTGCATTGAcataaatttccaaaaaacCCTTTCTCACATTCACAAGCACCACACTCGCATAAGCCATGATTACTGAAACAAAGGCAACAGAGGTTGAAACATTTACGTGTTTCGTCAATACCTTTCCCACAAGTTATGAACTCAACTCATTCGGGaatcatttttacaaaaaaatgcatAGAACTAAAACAGTACAAAAACAGCAGATAAAACCGCGGTACAATAGATACAAAGTAGTTGTATAGCTTAAAAGggtaaagtaaaagtttacTTGCAAAGGGCTTCGGAAGAAGAGCTCTGATCTGTACAGCTCTGTAGTAGTTCTGAGTTGCTCGCAGAAGTATCACATTGACAATGAGAGCCTCCTTTTCCATCAGAGCACTGGCATACTCCGCACTACAAGCCCGAATATGTTATAATACTTTATGTGTGAATACTTTATAATGGACTGTGTATTTTGTCGTCTGGTTGCTTTTAAAGTAAGCAAAATATTAAGAACGGTATTCTTTTTACCATTAAATCTCCGTGATTGTTGCAAGAAGAACTGTTTCCTGAATCGAAAACAGCACAATCGCAGTCGCAGTGGTAATCTATAAATTCAATTCATTTTATcggaaaagtttaaaacttacatataaaaatttatttatatctaaatctaaataaaacaagattttatagctaaaacatttgcaccaatTTCGGATTTTTTCTGACCTATATTTATTGAGACAACATCTTGAACAAAGCTGGATATAAACTCCACTTTATCAACGTGACCAAGAATATTTGGACAAGCAGTTGCAAGAAGATCAAACTGGAAAGTTATCTATAAACAAACCAAACGTCCTCGATAAGTATAACAAGCGTGTccataaaaatgtatttaaattGTTATGTATCTCTGACTTACAAACGTTCGCATAaagtttaagtaaaaaatggATCAGTGAAATTTTACTGGCCGGTACCTCGTCTCCCAGTGCGATGTTGTCGCATTCCAAGCTGTTTTCTTTCCATGTCGAAGTTCGCGGACAAAGTGTTCTGTGATTCATTTCTAAACCCTCCGGCGGTATGGGTGCAGTCATTGCAAATTGACTTTTGATTTGCTAACAAAAAGTTATGTATTATTGAAGGAAAAATGTGTGGTACAGCACAAAGCAGATCagatttcatttttgtaaacACAAACTGATGTCAGCATATAACGTAAGTTTTGCGTAAAGCACGACGTCTTTCTCACAATATAACTTTGAACAAAGGTAAAGGTATAACACAGCGGTACGAGTATATTCTACAATCTGATGTAAGGCAGATTGTTTAATCAGCTTGCGACATATAAAACGAGAGCCTGTGACTTTATACAGCCCACGCATGTCTCAGTCACTTCCGCATGCCTTAAAGAACAAAGACAGTGCGACGTGTATGACAACTTGTACACAGTTAGCCCGTCTTGGGACTATTGTAGTTTGGCTAATATGACATACAGTGACCATTTCTTTTAAGGGTTGTCTAATGACCTAACTTATAAATTATACTCACGTCATAGGCGTTGGAAATGATGGGGAAAATGTTCCTTGAGCTCCCGTCCAATACACCGACATAAGATGGAAGAAGGTTGGGAAAATCCTAAGAAGAATGTTTTAATATGTTTACTTTTTGTCTTTCCTAATAACAGATATTTAGAATAACGCCGCAAAATTTTGGAGGCGCTGGTAAGATACATGCTAGACCGCATCTGTTTAAAAAATCCCTAGAAAGCAAATTCGTTTTCATAAAACGCAACCTGCCTTGTATGCATCGTACGTGTCGTTAGTAACAGCAAATATCGCTTGGATTTTATTCCTTTGAAAGACTTCCTTTAATTGACCAATCGATGGGTAATCTTGCTCCTGGCTTTTCGAATAGATGTGGGAATGACCACTTGCCTCCTCCAAagacataataaaagtagCTTTACGGAACATTAACCAAAATATCTGCATCCATATGACAAATAGTATTTCAGAGCAAATGTTGACACGTTATATCATATAATCTACCGGTATTAAGTGGCACGCCATGTCGTTAGCGTCAAGTATACCGCCAAGTTTTCCGTCCATTGCACTGTGAGAAATTGCGTCGCTGGTCAGAAGGATAACACGGAGAGCTCCCGGACGCCAGCCTATGATATTCTGGCAACCAAAAAGGAGTAGATTACGGGAAAAATTCAATTTAGCGTCTCACCTACTCAGTATGGGCTATAACACAATAATTATCTATTTTGGCTATGATACGATGAAGTAAATGCTTTCTTACCTCACAAACAGCAATCTGCATGAGCGCGTCAAACCCTCCCTCCGGCGTGTCGAGGTTGGCAGATATAACGGTCTCTAGGACGGCTCCTTCAAAATTCGTACTGTTTCCTGTAATACTGAGCTGATGACGAAATCCGAAAGGCAATTGACATGTTTGGTCGTCTCCGCACACTTTATCAAGTCTTTAAGTATAAGTGTATGTGTGGAAATAGCTACTTGTACAAAGTTAAGCATTTACAAACAATTGAGAGGTAAAAAACTTTTGTACAGTATACcggtatatacagtatataatttaACACAATGAGCCACTATATGGCACTCACACGGCTTGGTCTTCAGATGCGTAAGGGAGTACTACTTTATCAACAAAAGTGCCGAATCCAACTCCAATATTGTTTGTCACGTTACTCTGTATATGATCTACCAAGTCAACCGCTAGTGTCTGTAaaattcgtagcaagtttagACGAGCCTAGAACGTCGACTCTCTTTTGCGAAATATTGGTTATGTTGACGGGGTATACCTTCAAATATTCTAAATCGTCACTCATGGAAAGCGACAAATCCATTGTGTAATATATATCCAGCGGAGATTCGACAacctttttaaatgttatgtTCACTTTGGCTGTTTCTCcttggaaaacattttcaccattattgttttttgacaaaattgaaaaacgtAATTTCTTTATACGTTACTGTTTGGTTTACATCAAACCTATGGAGTATATTCACCCTAATTCAATACACAGCAAACATACAAAACTTACCAATTCGTAATTTGACATTTTGCTCTTGAGGTTTGACTTGGATGACGTTAACGTTGGTTGCCGTAGGGTCATCAACGACTGAAAATTCCATATTTCTAGTTTCTTGCTTGATGAAGACAGGGTTGATGAAATTGGCACAAGCTTTTGTACTTTCTCTACACACGAAGCGAATGTT includes the following:
- the LOC143470162 gene encoding integrin beta-1-B-like isoform X2, with translation MDKTSLSVVCYIEMTMLFLLLTLCLVSCQMSEADISRKCAAAQDDCGQCISAHPSCSWCVDDQDEHSQVTDRCRTAAESTKACANFINPVFIKQETRNMEFSVVDDPTATNVNVIQVKPQEQNVKLRIGETAKVNITFKKVVESPLDIYYTMDLSLSMSDDLEYLKTLAVDLVDHIQSNVTNNIGVGFGTFVDKVVLPYASEDQAVLDKVCGDDQTCQLPFGFRHQLSITGNSTNFEGAVLETVISANLDTPEGGFDALMQIAVCENIIGWRPGALRVILLTSDAISHSAMDGKLGGILDANDMACHLIPASGHSHIYSKSQEQDYPSIGQLKEVFQRNKIQAIFAVTNDTYDAYKDFPNLLPSYVGVLDGSSRNIFPIISNAYDQIKSQFAMTAPIPPEGLEMNHRTLCPRTSTWKENSLECDNIALGDEITFQFDLLATACPNILGHVDKVEFISSFVQDVVSINIDYHCDCDCAVFDSGNSSSCNNHGDLMCGVCQCSDGKGGSHCQCDTSASNSELLQSCTDQSSSSEALCNNHGLCECGACECEKGFFGNLCQCKSSDCPTDEKGLECGGELQGHCENCYGDRRCICNETGGWTLNKANSVCSCHDDKCKAHPGEEVCNGNGDCICDTCECYEDSFYWTGRYCNQCVHPDCSNLNGTCSNMQLLSCADCVYKNGRVDSCLEYCEQLGIESKTLTSLPDCKNCAVSPSEEDCNHCNSLNEDLFSSIVCERIQENDQCLMSYKIGWDNDRNNFVVLIKTRNVLVDCPQPIEPIIIIMPVVGTILIGGIIAMLVWRHFKTKWDKKKYEEFLNEISKSKWNAVDNPIHQTPAQRFVNPNYIESDDFSLSKESKHGKPDLLTFMQTAD
- the LOC143470162 gene encoding integrin beta-1-B-like isoform X1, with product MDKTSLSVVCYIEMTMLFLLLTLCLVSCQMSEADISRKCAAAQDDCGQCISAHPSCSWCVDDQDEHSQVTDRCRTAAESTKACANFINPVFIKQETRNMEFSVVDDPTATNVNVIQVKPQEQNVKLRIGETAKVNITFKKVVESPLDIYYTMDLSLSMSDDLEYLKTLAVDLVDHIQSNVTNNIGVGFGTFVDKVVLPYASEDQAVLDKVCGDDQTCQLPFGFRHQLSITGNSTNFEGAVLETVISANLDTPEGGFDALMQIAVCENIIGWRPGALRVILLTSDAISHSAMDGKLGGILDANDMACHLIPEASGHSHIYSKSQEQDYPSIGQLKEVFQRNKIQAIFAVTNDTYDAYKDFPNLLPSYVGVLDGSSRNIFPIISNAYDQIKSQFAMTAPIPPEGLEMNHRTLCPRTSTWKENSLECDNIALGDEITFQFDLLATACPNILGHVDKVEFISSFVQDVVSINIDYHCDCDCAVFDSGNSSSCNNHGDLMCGVCQCSDGKGGSHCQCDTSASNSELLQSCTDQSSSSEALCNNHGLCECGACECEKGFFGNLCQCKSSDCPTDEKGLECGGELQGHCENCYGDRRCICNETGGWTLNKANSVCSCHDDKCKAHPGEEVCNGNGDCICDTCECYEDSFYWTGRYCNQCVHPDCSNLNGTCSNMQLLSCADCVYKNGRVDSCLEYCEQLGIESKTLTSLPDCKNCAVSPSEEDCNHCNSLNEDLFSSIVCERIQENDQCLMSYKIGWDNDRNNFVVLIKTRNVLVDCPQPIEPIIIIMPVVGTILIGGIIAMLVWRHFKTKWDKKKYEEFLNEISKSKWNAVDNPIHQTPAQRFVNPNYIESDDFSLSKESKHGKPDLLTFMQTAD